One genomic window of Candidatus Bathyarchaeia archaeon includes the following:
- a CDS encoding branched-chain amino acid ABC transporter permease, with amino-acid sequence MSASRTVGLRLMDKRVLGAAFFVSLALVVSILSPDAFLYILGLTYLFMTITVSWDVMVGYTGQVNLGHIVFVGIGAYTTALLQTPSRLQRLIPGILFETSQVPIYVSILCGGIAAAIFGLIIGVITLRLKGWYFALVTAVLPLVFMETTVIWKDVFGGEEGFSVGLKGALASSTVGKYYVAFAFMLGSVAAMYAIANSKVGLKFKAVREDSYLAESVGIDTVKVKVLAFMVSSFFAGLAGALIVHYRGTVSPSLYDVPLMLLIILAAVIGGLGTVFGPMVGGLIVYLAKHWWLKGAMAALTSTGLPLNDDIILYAVLIAMAVLLPEGIWIRARKIIRRA; translated from the coding sequence GTGAGTGCTAGCCGTACAGTAGGCCTCAGGCTTATGGATAAAAGAGTTCTAGGAGCGGCGTTTTTCGTTTCCCTAGCTCTCGTCGTTTCTATTCTATCCCCGGACGCGTTCCTTTACATCCTTGGTTTAACGTACCTTTTCATGACCATCACGGTAAGCTGGGACGTAATGGTTGGCTATACTGGACAAGTAAACCTGGGTCACATCGTCTTCGTAGGCATAGGTGCTTACACCACAGCTTTGCTTCAAACCCCGTCTAGGCTTCAAAGACTCATTCCCGGTATACTTTTCGAAACATCCCAAGTACCAATATATGTCTCGATTCTTTGCGGAGGGATAGCGGCGGCGATATTTGGGCTGATAATAGGGGTTATAACCCTCAGGCTTAAAGGATGGTACTTCGCTTTGGTCACAGCTGTCCTGCCGCTTGTTTTCATGGAGACAACCGTCATATGGAAGGATGTGTTCGGTGGAGAAGAAGGCTTTTCCGTCGGTTTGAAGGGCGCCTTAGCTTCATCCACTGTTGGGAAATATTACGTCGCCTTCGCCTTCATGCTCGGGTCTGTAGCGGCGATGTACGCCATAGCAAACAGCAAGGTGGGGTTAAAGTTTAAAGCGGTGAGGGAGGATTCATACCTCGCTGAGTCTGTGGGAATAGACACGGTGAAAGTTAAGGTTCTAGCCTTCATGGTAAGCTCCTTCTTCGCGGGCCTCGCGGGGGCGTTGATCGTGCATTACCGAGGCACAGTGTCACCGAGCCTCTACGACGTACCATTAATGCTTCTCATTATTCTGGCTGCGGTAATCGGTGGGTTAGGCACAGTATTCGGCCCAATGGTCGGGGGGCTAATCGTGTATTTAGCGAAGCATTGGTGGTTAAAGGGAGCGATGGCCGCGTTAACCTCGACCGGCCTTCCGTTAAACGACGATATAATCCTATACGCGGTGCTCATCGCAATGGCTGTGCTTTTACCAGAGGGAATATGGATTAGGGCTAGGAAGATTATCCGCAGAGCATAA
- a CDS encoding ABC transporter ATP-binding protein, with protein MKVLEIENLKAYYEKALILRDVSFDVDPGETVAILGPNGAGKTTLLKSIIGLVKTEGEIKFNGEPLNKLKPHERILKGIAICPEGRRLFPDMTVEDNLMLGAKSNRCDEELEFVYKVFPELRGRRSQVAKMASGGEQQMVAIGRALMSKPKLLLMDEPSLGLAPKLIRRIRDALRDIQKEFKTPILLVEQNIHLALELANRVNVLIGGEIVESGTVESLRGLEKSYVERL; from the coding sequence ATGAAGGTTCTTGAGATTGAGAACCTAAAAGCCTACTATGAAAAAGCGTTAATATTGAGAGATGTAAGCTTCGATGTGGATCCGGGTGAAACCGTCGCCATACTCGGCCCTAACGGCGCGGGAAAAACCACGCTGTTAAAATCGATAATCGGGCTGGTGAAAACCGAAGGGGAAATAAAGTTTAACGGCGAACCCCTCAACAAGCTTAAACCACATGAAAGAATACTGAAGGGGATCGCCATCTGTCCAGAGGGAAGGAGGCTGTTCCCAGACATGACTGTAGAGGATAACCTCATGCTTGGAGCGAAAAGTAACCGCTGCGATGAAGAGTTGGAGTTTGTTTATAAGGTTTTTCCAGAGTTGAGAGGAAGAAGAAGCCAGGTCGCCAAAATGGCGAGTGGAGGAGAGCAGCAAATGGTGGCGATTGGTCGAGCCTTGATGTCTAAGCCTAAACTACTTTTGATGGATGAACCATCATTAGGATTGGCGCCAAAACTTATACGTCGCATAAGAGACGCCCTCAGAGATATACAGAAGGAGTTTAAAACCCCAATTCTGTTGGTTGAGCAAAACATTCACCTAGCCTTGGAGTTGGCCAACAGGGTGAACGTGTTGATCGGTGGCGAAATAGTGGAAAGCGGAACCGTTGAGTCGCTTAGAGGCTTGGAAAAAAGTTACGTGGAGCGACTCTAA
- a CDS encoding ABC transporter ATP-binding protein, with translation MRWKALLLQVKNLTKKFGELEAVSNVSFDVEEGECLGIVGPNGAGKTTLFNVISGFMKPTSGIVKFNGENIVGKKPHELVKMGLSRTFQVIRVFKNITVRENISVITEEWEGLLKELELWERRNLLAKDLPQGDLRRLNIGMALATNPRLLLLDEPFSGLSPKESVGLGTLIERLKQKNMTMILIEHKLRELFGHVERALVLNYGQLIFEGTPEELVKDEKVVQVYLGTEYEGS, from the coding sequence TTGAGATGGAAAGCGTTGTTGCTTCAGGTTAAAAATTTAACCAAAAAATTCGGGGAGCTTGAGGCGGTAAGTAACGTAAGCTTCGACGTGGAGGAAGGGGAGTGCTTAGGAATCGTCGGCCCTAACGGCGCGGGAAAAACCACTTTATTCAACGTTATATCAGGGTTTATGAAGCCAACCTCAGGGATTGTAAAGTTTAACGGTGAGAACATAGTGGGGAAAAAACCCCACGAATTGGTTAAGATGGGTTTAAGTAGAACATTTCAAGTCATCAGGGTTTTTAAGAACATTACTGTCCGTGAGAATATTTCGGTTATAACCGAAGAGTGGGAAGGGTTGTTGAAGGAGCTGGAGCTTTGGGAGAGGAGAAATCTTCTAGCGAAGGATCTTCCTCAAGGCGATTTGAGGAGGCTGAACATCGGGATGGCTTTGGCGACGAACCCTAGGTTGCTGCTGCTGGACGAACCTTTCTCGGGGCTAAGCCCTAAGGAGAGCGTAGGGTTAGGGACACTTATCGAAAGGCTGAAGCAGAAAAACATGACGATGATTCTCATTGAGCATAAGTTGAGGGAGCTTTTCGGTCACGTTGAGAGAGCTTTGGTTTTGAACTATGGGCAACTTATTTTTGAAGGAACCCCTGAGGAGCTGGTTAAGGATGAGAAAGTAGTTCAAGTCTACTTGGGGACGGAATATGAAGGTTCTTGA
- a CDS encoding hotdog fold thioesterase has translation MKSEECTSIIKSWMSNDTLYRNYGIKLVELGEEYAETEMVVREDMNNFLGITHGAMIFALADQAFAASSNSKGQASVALNMSIAFLEAPKIGEKLVAKARMLSSTRRTGLYDIKVYGENGRLIAVCQGLVYRKKESVQELSSLQ, from the coding sequence TTGAAGAGTGAGGAATGTACGTCCATAATTAAGTCTTGGATGAGTAACGATACTCTGTATAGGAATTATGGAATTAAACTCGTGGAGTTAGGGGAGGAGTACGCTGAAACCGAGATGGTAGTAAGAGAGGACATGAACAACTTCCTAGGGATCACTCATGGAGCGATGATTTTCGCGTTAGCTGACCAAGCGTTCGCGGCTTCATCGAACTCTAAGGGACAGGCCTCGGTGGCTTTAAACATGTCCATCGCCTTCCTAGAGGCTCCCAAGATAGGGGAGAAGTTGGTCGCTAAGGCTAGGATGCTAAGCTCCACTAGGCGAACTGGACTGTACGATATAAAAGTATACGGAGAGAATGGTAGGCTGATCGCGGTCTGCCAAGGTTTAGTGTACAGGAAGAAGGAGAGCGTTCAAGAGTTGTCAAGTTTACAGTAA
- a CDS encoding phenylacetate--CoA ligase: MPQKELRMLQEKKLRQLMLYLKDHSSFYRKRFKEAGVGFEDVKSLEDLKNLPFTFKRDFRENYPVGMFCVPLDQLACYHASSGTTGKPTIVGYTRSDVHDWSTSLARGLKSLGVGRGDLVQNSYGYGLFTGGLGFHYAAEMVEATVLPIGAGGTERQIEFMQDLGSTIIACTPSYFLHLAEVARGLGVEFRKDTRLRAGLFGAEPWSEDMRKRIEDSTGIKAYDVYGTSELGGPLFTECKFQNGIHVWGDLYIVEIVDPETGEVLGEGEKGELVATTLSKEALPLVRYRTGDVTYLNSEECECGRTHPRIMRIHGRTDDMLIIRGINVFPSQVESVLMRIPELSENYQLIVDREHELDKMTVRVEVDEKTCKGMTASLDEVRRKAQAALKNVLNLSVEVELAEPGSIPRSTGKAKRVVDMRKI; this comes from the coding sequence ATGCCTCAAAAGGAGTTAAGGATGCTTCAGGAGAAAAAGCTCCGCCAACTTATGCTCTACCTCAAGGATCATTCTTCATTCTACAGGAAACGGTTTAAGGAAGCTGGAGTAGGCTTCGAGGATGTGAAGAGTCTGGAGGACCTTAAAAATCTTCCTTTCACATTTAAACGGGATTTTAGAGAAAACTATCCTGTAGGCATGTTTTGTGTTCCACTCGATCAGCTTGCCTGCTACCATGCGTCTTCCGGCACCACGGGAAAACCCACGATCGTAGGTTACACGCGGAGCGATGTTCACGATTGGTCCACTTCCCTAGCCAGGGGGTTAAAGTCTTTAGGAGTCGGGAGGGGAGACCTCGTGCAGAATAGCTACGGATATGGCCTATTCACGGGGGGGTTGGGTTTCCACTACGCGGCTGAGATGGTTGAAGCCACCGTTCTGCCAATCGGAGCTGGGGGAACTGAAAGGCAGATAGAGTTTATGCAAGACCTAGGCTCCACCATCATAGCGTGCACCCCCTCATACTTTCTACATTTAGCCGAGGTGGCTAGAGGTTTAGGCGTCGAGTTCAGAAAGGATACACGGCTAAGAGCCGGATTGTTCGGGGCTGAGCCTTGGTCCGAGGATATGAGAAAACGGATTGAAGACTCCACTGGAATAAAGGCTTACGATGTTTACGGAACCTCTGAGCTAGGCGGCCCATTGTTCACGGAGTGCAAGTTTCAAAATGGTATCCACGTTTGGGGTGACCTCTATATCGTGGAAATCGTGGATCCTGAAACTGGGGAGGTTTTAGGTGAAGGCGAGAAAGGTGAGCTGGTGGCGACTACCCTATCGAAGGAGGCGTTGCCCTTGGTGAGGTACAGAACCGGCGACGTAACCTACCTTAACAGCGAAGAATGCGAATGCGGTAGAACGCATCCTAGGATAATGCGAATTCACGGTAGGACAGATGACATGCTTATAATAAGAGGCATTAACGTTTTCCCCAGCCAAGTTGAATCAGTTTTGATGAGAATTCCTGAATTAAGTGAAAACTATCAATTGATCGTCGATAGAGAGCACGAACTGGATAAGATGACCGTTAGAGTTGAAGTAGACGAGAAGACGTGTAAAGGCATGACAGCGAGCCTGGATGAGGTTAGGAGGAAGGCCCAGGCGGCGTTGAAGAATGTGTTGAACCTTTCTGTTGAAGTTGAGTTAGCGGAGCCCGGCAGCATACCGAGGTCCACAGGGAAGGCGAAGAGGGTGGTCGATATGAGAAAGATCTAA
- a CDS encoding ACT domain-containing protein has product MPLLQLSVFVENRPGEMAKVASILDKTGIKIFALSIADAGEAGLIRMVVNDPEKAVQQLEAAGLTLARSKKNVEVIAVLVTEDHKLSEITKILSENSVNIDYAYSSSILVDGKSAMILRVDDPEKSEKILEEKGVKVLRIEDLRILFAFSYFNL; this is encoded by the coding sequence ATGCCGCTTCTTCAGTTAAGCGTTTTCGTCGAGAATAGACCTGGGGAGATGGCGAAGGTAGCTTCAATCCTCGACAAAACTGGCATAAAAATCTTCGCGCTTTCAATAGCTGACGCCGGTGAAGCTGGTTTAATAAGGATGGTTGTAAACGATCCGGAGAAGGCTGTTCAACAGTTGGAGGCGGCGGGTCTAACCTTAGCGAGGTCTAAGAAGAACGTTGAGGTTATAGCGGTTTTGGTGACCGAGGACCATAAGCTATCCGAGATCACTAAGATTCTAAGCGAAAACAGCGTAAACATCGATTACGCTTATTCATCTTCAATCCTTGTCGACGGGAAATCAGCAATGATATTGAGGGTGGACGACCCTGAGAAATCTGAGAAGATCCTTGAGGAGAAAGGCGTTAAGGTTCTTAGAATAGAGGATCTCAGGATTTTATTCGCCTTCTCATACTTTAACCTTTAA
- a CDS encoding dihydropteroate synthase-like protein: MKVLIVTGRLAAETVKKYAGKSGVECEVVSLPVDVAALIPQRMIVEHLRKLNLSNFELILTPGLMPGDVSFITTSLGINAFKGPRHAFDLPLVLRSLSKVKLSSSKPACEILKEKIRKTTLRELKAIYRKAERRRACPGSLPIGKGRRKIWIGGLQPPKVLAEIVDASLMSSEAIHTTAVYYSKSGADIIDVGMAAGREDVENAVRALTVVKSSVPNPVSIDTGSVEEIRAAVKAGVDLILSLSEESLKDARFAREIPVVVTPYQGRGGCPTDVQEKMEALENNIAIAKQLGFKWIIADPVLTPMLTPSLTESIVAYWSFRRRYPDIPLLFGAGNVTELMDGDSIGANLILAGIASELNASVILTTEASSKTRGCVSELVKAVKMMTLAKKRNSPPKDLGLDLLILKDKTVREELETPELRDVKPVSSDHERRVSFDPKGCFKIMVDRRRSEILLFHYTYKGGKPDAAFRGKDPLKMCRAVLRKGLISRMDHAAYLGAELMKAQVALETGKTYIQDEPLFTQ; the protein is encoded by the coding sequence ATGAAGGTTTTAATCGTTACAGGCAGATTGGCCGCGGAAACCGTTAAGAAATACGCGGGAAAAAGTGGCGTTGAATGTGAGGTTGTTTCACTACCGGTGGACGTAGCTGCGCTTATACCGCAAAGGATGATCGTGGAGCATCTTAGGAAACTTAACCTCTCCAACTTTGAACTCATTCTCACACCGGGGTTAATGCCAGGAGACGTTTCTTTCATCACCACATCTTTGGGTATTAACGCGTTTAAGGGGCCTAGGCACGCCTTCGATTTACCTTTGGTCTTAAGATCGCTGAGTAAGGTTAAGCTTTCCTCCTCCAAGCCAGCGTGCGAAATCCTCAAAGAGAAGATACGTAAGACCACGCTTAGGGAGCTGAAAGCAATATACAGGAAAGCTGAGAGGAGACGAGCGTGCCCTGGATCGCTGCCCATCGGCAAGGGAAGGAGGAAGATTTGGATTGGAGGATTACAGCCGCCGAAGGTGTTGGCTGAAATCGTCGACGCTTCCCTCATGTCTTCTGAGGCGATTCATACGACGGCCGTTTACTACTCTAAGTCTGGGGCGGATATCATAGATGTCGGCATGGCGGCTGGAAGAGAAGACGTTGAGAACGCTGTGAGGGCTTTAACCGTTGTTAAGAGCAGCGTGCCTAACCCTGTCAGCATCGACACGGGAAGCGTTGAAGAAATTAGGGCGGCTGTGAAAGCCGGCGTGGATTTGATTCTAAGTCTAAGCGAAGAGAGCTTAAAGGATGCTAGGTTCGCGCGTGAAATACCTGTGGTGGTCACGCCATATCAAGGGCGTGGAGGCTGCCCAACGGATGTACAGGAGAAAATGGAGGCTTTGGAAAATAACATCGCCATCGCGAAACAGCTTGGGTTTAAATGGATCATAGCTGACCCTGTTCTAACGCCGATGCTCACCCCAAGCCTAACGGAGTCCATCGTAGCTTACTGGAGCTTTAGGAGAAGGTATCCGGACATCCCCTTATTGTTCGGGGCGGGGAATGTGACGGAGCTCATGGACGGCGACTCGATTGGCGCTAACCTGATCCTCGCAGGCATAGCCTCAGAGCTTAACGCCAGCGTCATCTTAACGACTGAGGCCAGCAGTAAGACCAGGGGATGCGTAAGTGAGTTGGTGAAGGCCGTTAAGATGATGACGTTGGCTAAGAAGAGGAATTCACCTCCTAAGGACTTAGGCTTGGATCTACTGATCCTAAAGGATAAAACGGTGAGAGAGGAGCTGGAGACGCCTGAGCTGAGAGACGTTAAACCCGTTTCCTCCGATCATGAGCGTAGGGTTTCATTTGACCCGAAGGGATGCTTTAAAATAATGGTTGACCGACGCAGAAGCGAGATTCTACTATTCCACTACACGTATAAGGGTGGAAAACCCGACGCGGCCTTCAGGGGTAAGGACCCGCTTAAAATGTGCAGGGCTGTGTTAAGGAAGGGTTTGATTTCCCGCATGGATCACGCGGCTTACCTTGGAGCTGAGCTTATGAAAGCTCAAGTGGCGCTGGAAACAGGTAAGACCTACATTCAGGATGAGCCTCTTTTCACTCAATAA